From a single Raphanus sativus cultivar WK10039 chromosome 3, ASM80110v3, whole genome shotgun sequence genomic region:
- the LOC108845735 gene encoding thylakoid lumenal 19 kDa protein, chloroplastic, which yields MATKIFSPTPPVISATSATNKTPVLPKAIVSRCLGTSLSAVVAATAVLTMVPALPAAGEGNQAYKLYYGTAASAANYGGYGGNSDRKTSAEYVYDVPEGWKERLVSKVEKGTNGTDSEFYNPKKRTEKEYLTFLSGFRQLAPRDVILNNLALSDVELQDLIASADKVVSEEKKDEETGQVYYLYEIDGVGKHSLITVTCAKNKLYAHFVNAPAPEWNRDQDTLTHLRDSFKTVSSSS from the coding sequence atggCCACTAAAATCTTCTCTCCAACTCCTCCCGTCATCTCCGCCACCTCAGCCACCAACAAAACGCCGGTCCTCCCCAAGGCGATAGTATCGCGATGTCTAGGGACCTCTCTTTCTGCCGTTGTCGCCGCGACTGCTGTCCTGACGATGGTTCCGGCGTTGCCTGCTGCGGGTGAGGGAAACCAAGCTTACAAATTATACTACGGGACAGCAGCGAGCGCGGCGAACTATGGGGGATACGGAGGGAACTCGGACAGGAAGACATCGGCGGAGTATGTTTACGACGTGCCGGAAGGGTGGAAGGAGAGATTGGTGTCGAAAGTGGAGAAGGGCACAAACGGAACAGACAGCGAATTCTACAACCCGAAGAAGAGGACAGAGAAGGAGTACCTTACGTTCTTGTCGGGGTTCAGACAGCTGGCGCCGAGGGATGTGATCCTCAACAACCTTGCCTTGTCGGACGTGGAGCTCCAGGATCTGATAGCAAGCGCTGATAAAGTGGTGTCTGAGGAAAAGAAAGATGAAGAGACAGGGCAGGTGTACTATCTGTACGAGATCGATGGAGTAGGGAAGCACAGTCTGATAACCGTCACGTGCGCTAAGAACAAGCTATATGCCCATTTCGTCAACGCCCCTGCGCCCGAGTGGAACCGCGACCAAGACACATTAACCCACCTTCGGGACTCCTTCAAGAccgtatcttcttcttcttga